The region CGGCGCGTTGCACGCCCAGGCAGTGGAGAGTGCACCGGCGGCATTCAGCAGACCGGGCCCGGGGACGACAACGCACACCCCGACCTTGCCCGCCGTCAGGGAGTACCCGTACGCCATGTATGCTGTCGTCTGTTCGTGGCGCGTGTGGATGACGCGGATGTCATCCTGCCGCCCGTGAAAGGCGTCGAAGAGGTTGTCCATCTGGACGCCGGGGAGGCCGAAGACCGTATCGACGCCGTTTTCAATCAACGACGCGACGATCGCCTCGCCACCAGTGAGTTCCACCATTGCTGAGTTCTCCTGCCATGTTGCCAGAGACAATTCTGGATGCGTAGTAATCTGGGCTACTCCGCCGATGATAGGCGGGTCGCGTCAGTCTGACAATGCAAGCGAGAGAACCAGTTGGAAATAGAATCGGTCCCCGGACAGAAGCCCGGGGACCTGGGAGGGATGGGAACCGTGGAGACGGTCAGTGCCCTCGTGAGCTAGCGATGCCAGGCGCGTGCGCTCCAGGAGTCGCATGGGGTCTCCTGAACCGGTGTGACCGGTGCCGGATCGCAGTCTGGAACGGCCGTTGCGCCGCCGCCGCAGTCGCCGCCACCGATGTTGATGCCGAGGTCCAGATCGACCGCGACGAACACGCCAAGGCCGAGATTGATACCGGTCATCAACTGTCGCTCCGGCAGCTCCACCAGAGATTCGGATTCGAGTTCTGCAAAGGTCAGCTCGTTCATCGTCATCGTCGTGAACCTTTCTGCTTCCCGGATCGGGCGATACCCTGTCGCATCGCTCCGTGTTGCAACCCTTAGTGCGCGTACCCCTCGATTGGGGACATTGAATTCAGAACTCTTCGTGCGACCCATCCCGCGCCGGAGACAATTCCGGCTCGTACCATGCGTAGGACCAAACGCGCGACGTTGGCAAGCATCATCGTCATCCCGAAGCCGATCAGCCCGAGCATGCCGAGATGGAAGAGCGAGGTGAGCGCCACCAGTGGCAGATCTGCGCGCAGGGCCAGCAGCAGGATATGAGCCTGCTGTTGGCCGGCCTGTTTCATCATCTCAACCGTTGCGGGCATGGTGCGGAGGAAGGCGATCAGCATCGTCGCCATCAGCGGGATCGTGACGACGATGTAGGTCGCAAAGACGACCGCAACCCAGCGACGAAGACGCGGCAATCGCGGGCCGGGCAAGATCGAGGCCGGAACCAGCGAGCGCACAAACGGGCCGATCTGGGAGACGAGATCCGGGACGCCGGTCAGGTCGGTCAGCGTCCAGTAGCCATCGAGTCGGAGGAACGGGAGACTCTGTCGCACGACCTCGATGTTGATCGCAACTGCCCCGATGAGCAGCAGATCAATGCCGCTGAACTGATAGCCGATGATCAGCCCGAACGTGAAGAGCAAGTGGAAGTAGAACCCACCCAGGTCGGTTCGTACCTTGGCCCAGCGTCCCAGCCGGTAGGAGTCGGTGACGTCGGTGTAGAACACCGGATAGAACAGGTACCAGCCGACACCGATACTGCGTACCTGCCCGCCACCGTAACGTAATGCCGCCGCATGCCCCAGCTCGTGGATCATGCCCCCGACGGCGATGATGCCGAACAGCAGCATCACTTTGTGCGGCTCGACAAGCACCTGCATCAGCCAGTCCTGCCGGACGCCGTGGTCGGCATACAGCCAGAGATGCCCGAGCCCGACCATCACCAGCATTGCCACCATCAGCGGCGGCCAGTAGAGCCAGCGCAGCAGCCGCGCGACCGGATCGATCACCCGCGGGCCGAGCATGCGCAGGCGCATACGAACTGCCAGCGGGTCCTGCCGCGGTAGCAGCTGTGCACTTTGCTCGGTAGTTGTCCCTTCGACCAGTAGACCGGCCGGACCGAGCGTGCGCTCGATCAGCGTCGCGATGTTGCCGCCGCTGACCGGTCGGCCGGTTTGCTCAGCGACGATCGTCGCCAGATCATCCAGGCTCCGTTCGCCGTCTGCGTGCTCGACGACGCGGTACAGCAGCTCGGTGAGCTGGATGAACTGCCCGTCGCGCTCGACGAGCCACTGCCGGTCACGGAAGCCACTGTCGGCGAGCTCCCCGACCAGCCGGACATGCGCGGGTCGGACGGGTCGATGCATCTCTTGCCGACCGGCAAGCTCGGCGCACGCCGCCTGCAAGCGAGCGCGATATCGCTTGCTCGCGCGCTCCAGTGCGCCATCGAAGTCCAGCAGCGGAGCGCCGCCTTGCCAGTGCATCGGAGTCGCTGCGATCACCATACCGGCACATACTCCTTTCGAAAGTCGGCCTTGGCGCGCCCGATCCGCTTCTTGGCAGCTTCCCGAGAGATGCCGAGGTGCACTCCGACTTCCTCACTCGACATGCCGATGACTGTGTGCAGGACTAGCGCTTCACAAGCGGACCCGCTCAGGCGGTTGAGTGCATGAACGACATCCTCCCGCACGACGCAATCTTCAGCGTGGTCAGCGTTGCGGAGCGAAGCGGAAGACACAGCGCCGCGCTCAACGAGATCGTCCATTGAATCAACCCGGCGCTGCCGCCAGGTCGGCATCAGGTTGTTGCGCGCGATGCGGTACAGCCACTGACGGATGGCATCGCCGTCGTGCAGGTGATCGAGGTCGCGCCAGGCGTCGAGGAACGTCTCCTGCACCAGATCGTCGGCGAGATCACTGCTGGAGCACCGCCGCAACAAGTAGCGATGGATCGCAGGGTAGTGCCGCTCGACCAGCAGGTCGAATGCGGCGCGGGAGCCCGTCTGCGCAAGCGCAACCAGCGCCGCATCCGACGCATCCACAGGAACTGTCGCGATCGCGCGATTGAGGCGCGGCGAAATGGCAGCAACCATTAGCGGCCCCCTTTCGCCCGCTGACCGCGTGAGGGTCGCGAGCTTCCGCCGCTCCGTCGTTTCGGCGTGGATTGCGCCGAAATCACAGGTGATGGGCCGGGAGTTTCGCTATGAGCGATCTGTTGATCGAGCTTGGCGAGACGACGTTCCAGATCATCGCGCGCCGCCTTGAGCGTCGCTGTCGAGTCGGATCGGGACTGTTCCAGATCGCAGACTTTCTCCGCAAGGATGTCGCGCTCGTGCTCAAGCATCTCGATCTGGCGCATGAGCACCTGGATACGTTCGTCGCGACCGGCGACTTCGGTTGCCCACGACTGCTCGATGACGCCGTGGATCGATTGCAAGTCGTTGAGATAGCGCGCACCGATCGATTCCATGAGCGCTTCGAGCGCTGCCGTGTCGGTGGTCGCCGGAACTGCCGCCGGCACCGATGGTGTCGTGGGCTTGGTCGCGGTCATGCTGACGACGCTGGTTGCTGCCGCGCGAACAGTCTGCTGAACAAGCCGCTGAGCATGCTCGCTGGCCATCCCCAGGACCGGGCGCAGCTCAAGACGCCGCGACGCGCCACTCAGCGCAATGCCGAGCGCTCCCACCGAGATGACCAGGCTGAGGAATGCCCACCGATCGAGCATCGATGGTGCCGCGATGGCAGCGGCCGGTGCGACGGTATGTACGGGTGTGCTTGCACTTGCCTGTGCGCTATCACCAGTGAGGGCGATAATGCCCACAACGGCAACAAGGCAGAGGGTGCAGAGAAGCTGACGCATGTTCTCGTCCCTTCTCGTGTGTCGCGATGTTTACGGACACACGTAGGCTGCGTTCGTCCAATTGGGAAATGGACGAGTTCAGCCTGGAGGGACTGGAACTGCGAGG is a window of Thermomicrobiales bacterium DNA encoding:
- a CDS encoding sigma-70 family RNA polymerase sigma factor, with product MVAAISPRLNRAIATVPVDASDAALVALAQTGSRAAFDLLVERHYPAIHRYLLRRCSSSDLADDLVQETFLDAWRDLDHLHDGDAIRQWLYRIARNNLMPTWRQRRVDSMDDLVERGAVSSASLRNADHAEDCVVREDVVHALNRLSGSACEALVLHTVIGMSSEEVGVHLGISREAAKKRIGRAKADFRKEYVPVW